GTCCACGGCGCGAACTCCCAGGGAACCCCATCGACAGTCGGTACGCACCGTATCGCGGGGCACGTGCTCAGCGCCGCCGACGGGCATCCGTTACCGCGGGCCTCAGTCTCGATCGCCGTGTCGCAGGGAGGCACCCTTGTCAGCTCCCTTACCACCGGCGACGACGGAGCCTTCTCCTTTGAAGGCGTGGCCTCCGGCAAGTACTCGCTCTTCGGTATGCGACGCGGCTTCATCCCCTCCGCGTATCGCGGGCACGAGCTGTACTCAACCGCTATCGTGACCGGTGCCGGAATCGATACGGAGAACCTCGACCTTCAACTGGAACCGGAGGCCTCTATCATCGGTCGCGTTCTCGACGAATCGGGAGATCCCATCCCCTCTGCCCAGGTCAGCCTCTACGCCGAGAAGCAGGATACCGGAAAGAAGCTGATCAACACCTACTCCTCCACGCAAACCAATGCCTTAGGCGACTACGTCTTCGCGCAGCTTCCCGCAGGAAACTACTTCGTCTCCGTGAGGGCCGAACCCTGGTATGCGGTTCCTTCCTCGCCCGGCGATCCGCAGGCGCTCTTCCCCGACGGCATCGACGCGACGCTCGACGTCGCCTATCCACTTACTTTCTACGGCGACACCATCAAGCAGGAAGCCGCTCTGCCCATTCCCCTGAAAGCAGGCAAACGGACGCGGGCGGACGTTCATCTCTCCCCGGTCCGGGCCGTCCGATTCAAGACCGGCAGCAGGCCCGGGGAGCCCGCATCGTTTGTATTCTCGCTGAAAACGCCGGTCTTCGACGGCTTCGAAGATATATCCGTCTCGCCACAGACAAACTCCGCAGGAGAAAATGAGGTCGTCGGCCTCTCTCCGCGCAAATATGAGTTTGAGACGGCCGCTCAAGCCCCGGATGGCACGTCGTACTCCGGAGTAGTGGACCTAACGCAAGGATCGGCGGAGGCTGATCCCCGGCGCGCCATCGCAGAAGGTTCCATGACCCTGAGCCTTGTCCAGGAGGATGGAAGCAAACTTCCGCTTCAGTCCTCCATCATGCTTCGAGGCAGCAGGCCGCTCTCCAACAACCGGCAGGAGATCGCCGCCGACGGCACCGTCACCTTCAGCAATCTCCCACCGGACGACTACCACTTCTTCGTCTATGGCGGGAACACTGTCTGGCAGACCCTGCGAATCGAGGACGGCGACAAGCAACTCGCGCAGGATCATCGGGCACTCGAAGCCGGCGAAGCCGCAAACCTTAAACTCTTCGTCGCTGGAACCGCGAAGGCGGTCGAAGGCACGGCCGTCCGCGAAGGCAAACCAATGGCCGGAGCGATGATTGTTCTCGCTCCGGTCGATGAGCTCGACAACCCTGACCTCTTCCGCCGCGATCAGAGCGACCTCGACGGGACCTTTGCTCTCATGGGTGTTCCGGCAGGCCGATACATCGTTGTCGCCATCGACGATGGCTGGAAGCTGGAGTGGGGAAAGCCAGAGATCCTCACTCGATTTCTCTTGAAGGGAATGCCCGTTGCGGTTCCCGCCACGCAGAGAGAACCCTTCCACCTGCCCAGCCCGGTCACAGTTCAGGAGCGCTGACATCGCATCATGAACGATGCGGACAAGTTTTGGAAAAGAATGGAGCCGATGAGCGGAGTTGAACCGCTGACCTACTGATTACGAATCACGTTCGAATTGATTCTAAAGAAGTTATACGCTTTACCACCGACGCACATCAATCTACTATGGGTTGCTGCAAGTTACTGCACCCAAAGAGCTTCGTAACCCAGAGGATCGCAATTCGTCGTAAACCGTCGGGGTTGGTGGTAGGCACAAAATCCGGCACAAGCTGCCCAAGTTGCTCACACCCGACTGAACAAGTCTGGAAGACTAATCTTCAGACCTTTAGCAATCTTCTCGATATTGACAACGGAGACGTTCCGAACGCCCCGCTCAACACCGCTGTAGTAGGTACGGTGAAGGCCGCAGCGTTCCGCAGCCTCTTCCTGATTGATCTGTCGCTCTTCGCGAATACGGCGGACGGCGCGTCCTAGTCGAATTCGGATATCGAGCGGCATCACCAGTGATCTTCAGGCTATGTAGCCGATGCGTACACACTCTATAAGTCATAACCTTCTTGACTCGATATGGATCATCGCCGAGACTCAAACAAACGAGAGAAGTTGCTGAGTCGCGAGAGGCGGTCGTATGAAGGGGAGCTTCATTGTGTTCGGGGTTCTCAGTGTCGCGCTTGGTGCGACTTCCAGCTTAGGGCAGGAGCGCAAGAAACAGACGGTTCCGTTGCCTGCTTCGCCACAAGCAGTGTGTACGTTCATTACCAGCCAAATGACATCGATGGTGCCGCAGGCTCCGACCCTTTGCTCCGGCGAACGAAGTGAAGTAGCTGGATACTATGAAATCAGCGTCGTTTCACCCACCGACGCGCTTGAGGGAAATCTACGGCGAGCGTGGTCTTCGGCTTTATTCCAAACATTTGAGCACCTAGTAGATGAGCCTTCTTTGAAGGGCGCGTGCAAGACCGACATAATCTGCGACACGAAGATAAGTGACACATCGATGTCTCGCGAGAGTCTTGATTACCAAATCTTTCTCACTCAAAATTTTGTTGAGCATGTTCAACTGGCCGGCCACGCGTTCCACGCTCCATCACTTTCAGAGAGGTGGTACCTGCTCTGGTGGGATGCGCTTATGGTCGGCAAGGAATCAGACAACAATTCCTCGGCAGCGGCGGCTCGGTCGGTTGGTGAACGTGCTTGCCAAGACTACATGGACGCCGAAGCAAAACGAACCGACACCAAATGGGGTACGGGGCCGCAGTGCTTCGTCATGCTGGCAACCGAAAAGAATCTATATCTGACCCTGAACTTTCCGACGCTCGTCTCCGCGCTCGTGGACAGAAGCGACATCGTTTCAGTCTTGGGACGGGCTCTGTCTTCCGCAAGCTATGACGGTGCCGTGGTCGTCCGGTCACCCTATCTGGACACCACGTCCGGCAAAGAGCGTGTCTTCAAAATCTACCCTATCAGGGGGCTTCAATTTGCCTACGA
This Granulicella aggregans DNA region includes the following protein-coding sequences:
- a CDS encoding helix-turn-helix domain-containing protein, which encodes MPLDIRIRLGRAVRRIREERQINQEEAAERCGLHRTYYSGVERGVRNVSVVNIEKIAKGLKISLPDLFSRV
- a CDS encoding MSCRAMM family protein, whose amino-acid sequence is MSLSHNRRTRLIAALSLLLWVHGANSQGTPSTVGTHRIAGHVLSAADGHPLPRASVSIAVSQGGTLVSSLTTGDDGAFSFEGVASGKYSLFGMRRGFIPSAYRGHELYSTAIVTGAGIDTENLDLQLEPEASIIGRVLDESGDPIPSAQVSLYAEKQDTGKKLINTYSSTQTNALGDYVFAQLPAGNYFVSVRAEPWYAVPSSPGDPQALFPDGIDATLDVAYPLTFYGDTIKQEAALPIPLKAGKRTRADVHLSPVRAVRFKTGSRPGEPASFVFSLKTPVFDGFEDISVSPQTNSAGENEVVGLSPRKYEFETAAQAPDGTSYSGVVDLTQGSAEADPRRAIAEGSMTLSLVQEDGSKLPLQSSIMLRGSRPLSNNRQEIAADGTVTFSNLPPDDYHFFVYGGNTVWQTLRIEDGDKQLAQDHRALEAGEAANLKLFVAGTAKAVEGTAVREGKPMAGAMIVLAPVDELDNPDLFRRDQSDLDGTFALMGVPAGRYIVVAIDDGWKLEWGKPEILTRFLLKGMPVAVPATQREPFHLPSPVTVQER